In Pseudomonas lalkuanensis, the following are encoded in one genomic region:
- a CDS encoding DUF1249 domain-containing protein, producing the protein MDVNLLRDRYRVDLVGLQAACEANYARLMRLLPQMREVRGSRRVALSQGERLLGVLALEVVEACPYTTTLQVRQEHSLPWLPSPQLEVRVYHDARMAEVVGAENARRFRSVYSYPNADMHQPDEKSQLNLFLGEWLSHCLACGHELEPVVL; encoded by the coding sequence GTGGACGTGAATCTGTTGCGCGATCGCTACCGGGTCGACCTTGTAGGGCTGCAAGCAGCCTGCGAGGCGAACTACGCGCGCCTGATGCGTCTGCTTCCGCAGATGCGCGAGGTACGCGGCTCCCGGCGTGTCGCGCTGAGCCAGGGCGAGCGCCTGCTCGGCGTGCTGGCCCTGGAAGTGGTCGAAGCCTGCCCCTATACCACCACGCTGCAGGTGCGCCAGGAGCACAGCCTGCCCTGGCTGCCGTCGCCACAGCTGGAAGTGCGCGTCTACCATGACGCGCGCATGGCAGAGGTGGTCGGTGCCGAGAATGCACGGCGCTTCCGCAGTGTGTATTCCTATCCGAATGCCGACATGCACCAGCCCGACGAGAAAAGCCAGCTCAACCTCTTCCTCGGCGAGTGGTTGAGCCATTGCCTGGCTTGTGGCCACGAGCTGGAGCCGGTCGTCCTCTAG
- a CDS encoding YqiA/YcfP family alpha/beta fold hydrolase — MSSSQPSLLYIHGFNSSPSSLKARQLGALMQRLGLAERLRVPALHHHPRLAIGQLEDAIFELGRPVLVGSSLGGYYATHLAERHGLSAVLINPAVAPHRLFDGRLGPQKNYYSDETWELTAEHVMALAELEVPPPRDPARYQVWLQTADETLDYRQAERYYRACALRIEAGGDHGFQNFPAHLPALLAFAGFSAQLWRDIDFSDL, encoded by the coding sequence GTGTCCAGCTCGCAACCCAGTCTTCTCTATATCCACGGTTTCAACAGCTCGCCGTCGTCACTCAAGGCGCGCCAGCTCGGCGCGCTCATGCAGCGCCTGGGGCTGGCCGAGCGCCTGCGGGTTCCCGCCCTGCACCATCATCCGCGCCTGGCCATCGGCCAGCTTGAGGACGCCATCTTCGAGCTGGGGCGCCCGGTGCTGGTCGGCAGCTCCCTGGGCGGCTACTATGCGACCCACCTGGCCGAGCGCCACGGTCTTTCGGCCGTGCTGATCAACCCCGCGGTAGCCCCGCACCGGTTGTTCGATGGCCGGCTCGGCCCACAGAAGAACTACTACAGCGACGAAACCTGGGAGCTGACGGCGGAGCATGTGATGGCGCTGGCCGAACTGGAAGTGCCGCCACCACGGGACCCGGCCCGCTACCAGGTGTGGTTGCAGACGGCCGACGAGACCCTCGACTACCGCCAGGCGGAGCGCTACTACCGCGCTTGCGCCCTGCGCATCGAGGCCGGCGGCGACCACGGTTTCCAGAACTTCCCCGCCCATCTGCCCGCCTTGCTGGCCTTTGCCGGCTTTTCCGCGCAGCTGTGGCGTGACATCGACTTTTCCGACCTCTGA
- the cytX gene encoding putative hydroxymethylpyrimidine transporter CytX codes for MNTPTSYSPSIPVAFDQRVLGTRDLFSLWFSLGLGLMVLQTGALLAPGLGTSDALLAILLGTGVGVLLLGSAAMIGSDTGLAAMASLKLSLGSAGATVPALLNLLQLVGWGAFEIIVMRDAASLLVARALGDDSLWASPVLWTLAFGALATLLAVAGPLAFVRRILRRWGIWLLLGACVWLTWDLLNRADFPALMARAGDGSMSFALGFDIAIAMPLSWLPLIADYSRFGRRGGGVFVGSALGFFIGCLWLMGLGVAYTLAFAEGSDANALLLALAGAGMGIPLLLILLDESEKAFADIHSAAVSSGILLPLKVEHLALAIGALCTLIAWFAPLAEYQNFLLLIGSVFAPLFGVVLVDHFILRRRRAELAPRVALRWDTLVAWGCGVAIYHLLANHWPELGATLPALLAAGVLQLLLGCFSRVRGNTGASVFR; via the coding sequence GTGAACACCCCGACCAGCTATTCGCCGTCCATCCCGGTCGCCTTCGACCAGCGCGTACTCGGCACGCGCGACCTGTTTTCCCTCTGGTTTTCCCTCGGCCTCGGCCTGATGGTGCTGCAGACCGGTGCGTTGCTGGCGCCGGGCCTCGGCACCAGCGATGCGCTGCTGGCCATCCTGCTCGGTACCGGCGTCGGCGTGCTGCTGCTGGGTTCGGCGGCGATGATCGGCAGCGATACCGGCCTTGCCGCCATGGCTTCGCTCAAGCTCAGTCTCGGCTCGGCCGGTGCGACCGTGCCGGCGCTCCTCAACCTGCTGCAACTGGTGGGCTGGGGCGCCTTCGAAATCATCGTGATGCGTGACGCCGCCAGCCTGCTGGTCGCCCGAGCCCTGGGCGACGACAGCCTGTGGGCCTCGCCGGTGCTCTGGACCCTGGCGTTCGGCGCCCTGGCCACCCTGCTGGCGGTGGCCGGCCCGCTCGCCTTCGTGCGCCGCATCCTGCGCCGCTGGGGGATCTGGCTGCTGCTGGGCGCCTGCGTCTGGCTGACCTGGGACCTGCTGAACCGCGCCGACTTCCCTGCGCTGATGGCGCGTGCCGGCGATGGCTCCATGTCGTTCGCCCTGGGCTTCGACATCGCCATCGCCATGCCGCTGTCCTGGCTGCCGCTGATCGCCGACTACTCGCGCTTCGGCCGTCGTGGCGGCGGCGTGTTCGTCGGTTCCGCACTGGGCTTCTTCATCGGCTGCCTGTGGCTGATGGGCCTCGGCGTGGCCTATACCCTGGCTTTTGCCGAGGGGAGCGACGCCAATGCCCTGCTGCTGGCCCTGGCCGGTGCCGGCATGGGTATCCCGCTGCTGCTGATCCTGCTGGACGAGTCGGAAAAGGCTTTCGCCGACATCCACTCGGCGGCGGTCTCCAGCGGCATCCTGCTGCCGTTGAAGGTGGAGCATCTGGCGTTGGCCATCGGCGCACTTTGCACCCTGATCGCCTGGTTCGCGCCGCTGGCCGAGTACCAGAACTTCCTGCTCCTGATCGGTTCGGTCTTCGCGCCGCTGTTCGGCGTGGTGCTGGTGGATCACTTCATCCTGCGTCGCCGCCGCGCGGAACTCGCGCCGCGCGTGGCGTTGCGCTGGGACACGCTGGTGGCCTGGGGCTGCGGCGTGGCGATCTACCACCTCCTGGCCAATCACTGGCCGGAACTGGGGGCGACCCTGCCGGCGCTGTTGGCGGCCGGCGTATTGCAGCTCCTGCTGGGATGCTTCAGCCGCGTCCGGGGAAATACTGGGGCTTCAGTATTCCGTTGA
- the parE gene encoding DNA topoisomerase IV subunit B, translating to MATYNADAIEVLSGLDPVRKRPGMYTDTSRPNHLAQEVIDNSVDEALAGHARSVQVILHEDNSLQVIDDGRGMPVDIHPEEGVPGVELILTKLHAGGKFSNKNYQFSGGLHGVGISVVNALSTRVEVRVKREGSEYMMTFADGFKASELEVIGGVGKRNTGTSVHFWPDAKYFDSHKFSVSRLKHVLKAKAVLCPGLSVTFEDKASGERVEWHFEDGLRSYLVDAVSEFERLPSEPFCGSLAGNKEAVDWALLWLPEGGDSVQESYVNLIPTAQGGTHVNGLRQGLLDAMREFCEFRNLLPRGVKLAPEDVWERIAFVLSMKLQEPQFSGQTKERLSSREAAAFVSGVVKDAFSLWLNAHPDLGMQLAELAISNAGRRLKASKKVERKRITQGPALPGKLADCAGQDPMRSELFLVEGDSAGGSAKQARDKEFQAIMPLRGKILNTWEVDGGEVLASQEVHDIAVAIGVDPGAADISQLRYGKICILADADSDGLHIATLLCALFVRHFRSLVEAGHVYVAMPPLYRIDLGKEIFYALDEAERDGILDRLVAEKKRGKPQVTRFKGLGEMNPPQLRETTMDPNTRRLVQLTLEEADGTVEIMDMLLAKKRAGDRKSWLESKGNLAEVMV from the coding sequence ATGGCTACTTACAACGCGGATGCCATCGAAGTCCTCTCCGGCCTCGACCCGGTGCGCAAGCGCCCGGGCATGTACACCGACACCTCCCGACCCAACCACCTGGCCCAGGAAGTCATCGACAACAGCGTGGACGAGGCCCTGGCAGGCCACGCACGCAGCGTGCAGGTGATCCTCCATGAGGACAATTCGCTGCAGGTCATCGACGACGGTCGCGGCATGCCGGTGGATATCCACCCCGAGGAAGGGGTGCCCGGTGTCGAGCTGATCCTCACCAAGCTGCATGCCGGCGGCAAGTTCTCCAACAAGAACTACCAGTTCTCCGGCGGCCTCCACGGGGTGGGCATCTCGGTGGTGAACGCCCTCTCCACCCGCGTCGAAGTGCGGGTCAAGCGCGAGGGCAGCGAATACATGATGACCTTCGCCGACGGCTTCAAGGCCAGCGAACTTGAAGTCATCGGCGGCGTCGGCAAGCGCAACACCGGCACCAGCGTGCATTTCTGGCCGGACGCCAAGTATTTCGACTCCCACAAGTTCTCCGTCAGCCGCCTCAAGCACGTGCTCAAGGCCAAGGCCGTGCTCTGCCCGGGGCTGTCCGTCACCTTCGAGGACAAGGCCAGCGGCGAGCGCGTCGAGTGGCACTTCGAGGACGGCCTGCGTTCCTACCTGGTGGATGCCGTCAGCGAGTTCGAGCGCCTGCCGAGCGAGCCCTTCTGCGGCAGCCTCGCCGGCAACAAGGAAGCAGTGGACTGGGCGCTGCTCTGGCTGCCAGAGGGTGGCGACAGCGTCCAGGAAAGCTACGTCAACCTGATCCCGACCGCCCAGGGCGGCACCCATGTCAACGGCCTTCGCCAGGGCCTGCTGGATGCCATGCGCGAGTTCTGCGAGTTCCGCAATCTGCTGCCGCGCGGCGTCAAGCTGGCACCGGAAGACGTCTGGGAGCGCATCGCCTTCGTCCTCTCGATGAAACTGCAGGAACCGCAGTTCTCCGGTCAGACCAAGGAGCGCCTGTCCTCCCGCGAGGCGGCGGCATTCGTTTCCGGCGTGGTCAAGGACGCCTTCAGCCTCTGGCTCAACGCTCACCCGGACCTGGGCATGCAGCTGGCCGAACTGGCCATCAGCAACGCCGGTCGTCGTCTGAAAGCGAGCAAGAAGGTCGAGCGCAAGCGCATTACCCAGGGCCCGGCGCTGCCCGGCAAGCTGGCCGATTGCGCGGGCCAGGACCCGATGCGCTCGGAACTGTTCCTGGTGGAGGGCGACTCCGCTGGCGGTTCCGCCAAGCAGGCGCGAGACAAGGAGTTCCAGGCGATCATGCCGCTTCGCGGCAAGATCCTGAACACCTGGGAAGTGGACGGCGGCGAAGTGCTGGCCTCCCAGGAAGTGCATGACATCGCCGTCGCCATCGGCGTCGACCCGGGTGCTGCGGACATTTCCCAGCTGCGCTACGGCAAGATCTGCATCCTGGCCGACGCCGACTCCGACGGCCTGCACATCGCGACCCTGCTGTGCGCGCTGTTCGTCCGCCACTTCCGCTCCCTGGTGGAAGCCGGGCACGTTTACGTCGCCATGCCGCCGCTGTATCGCATCGACCTGGGCAAGGAAATTTTCTACGCCCTGGACGAAGCCGAGCGCGATGGCATCCTCGACCGCCTGGTGGCCGAGAAGAAGCGTGGCAAGCCCCAGGTCACCCGATTCAAGGGGCTGGGCGAGATGAACCCGCCACAGCTGCGCGAAACCACGATGGATCCGAACACCCGCCGTCTGGTCCAGCTGACGCTGGAAGAAGCCGACGGCACGGTGGAAATCATGGACATGCTGCTGGCGAAGAAGCGCGCCGGCGACCGCAAGTCCTGGCTGGAGTCCAAGGGCAACCTGGCCGAGGTCATGGTGTGA
- a CDS encoding NUDIX domain-containing protein, which produces MTETFKPGPDAVEIVERETCFQGFYRLDRLSLRHRLFSGDMGPVIHRELFVRHDAVCVLPYDPQRDAVVLIEQFRVGAYGKSESPWLLELVAGLIDKDEEPEDVARREAVEEADLQLTSLWPITTYYPSPGGSNERVHLYLGRCDSSGAGGVHGLAEEGEDIRVHLLPLEDALALMREGRLDNAATMLALQWLALNRTEVRGLWT; this is translated from the coding sequence ATGACCGAAACCTTCAAGCCGGGCCCGGACGCCGTCGAAATCGTCGAGCGAGAAACCTGTTTCCAGGGTTTCTACCGCCTGGACCGTCTGAGCCTGCGTCATCGGCTGTTTTCCGGCGACATGGGGCCGGTCATCCATCGGGAACTCTTCGTCCGTCATGATGCTGTCTGCGTGCTTCCCTATGATCCCCAGCGGGATGCGGTGGTACTGATCGAGCAATTCCGCGTGGGCGCCTACGGCAAGAGCGAGAGCCCCTGGCTGCTGGAGCTGGTGGCCGGGCTGATCGACAAGGACGAGGAACCGGAGGATGTCGCCCGTCGGGAAGCCGTCGAAGAGGCCGATCTGCAGTTGACTTCGCTGTGGCCGATCACCACCTACTATCCTTCACCAGGGGGCTCCAACGAGCGTGTGCATCTGTACCTCGGGCGTTGCGACAGCAGCGGTGCAGGAGGCGTACACGGGCTGGCGGAGGAGGGCGAAGACATCCGCGTGCACCTGTTGCCGCTGGAAGACGCCCTGGCCCTCATGCGTGAAGGGCGGCTGGACAATGCCGCGACCATGCTGGCCCTGCAGTGGCTGGCGCTGAACCGTACCGAAGTCAGGGGGTTGTGGACGTGA
- the cpdA gene encoding 3',5'-cyclic-AMP phosphodiesterase, with product MPNPVLPAADESVLLVQLSDSHLFAEADGKLLGMETRDSLRRVIDQVLQEQSGIDLVLATGDLSQDGSVESYETFRELVANIPAPARWFPGNHDEVPVMRDVCAGTSALEPIVDFPHWRVVLLDSTIAGAVPGHFPAEQLALLEQALEGAGERHVLVSFHHHPVSIGCAWMDPIGIRNPESLFAVLDRYPQVRALLWGHVHQEFDQLRNGVRLLASPSTCVQFAPGSEDFCVGNEAPGYRWLRLGRDGAIETGVSRVTGIAFEVDYSVKGY from the coding sequence TTGCCCAATCCAGTCCTCCCCGCTGCTGACGAGTCGGTGCTGCTGGTGCAGTTGTCCGACAGCCATCTGTTCGCCGAGGCGGACGGCAAGCTATTGGGCATGGAAACCCGTGACAGCCTGCGCCGGGTGATCGACCAGGTGTTGCAGGAGCAGTCGGGCATCGATCTGGTGCTGGCTACCGGCGACCTTTCCCAGGACGGTTCGGTCGAGTCCTACGAAACTTTCCGCGAGTTGGTGGCGAACATCCCCGCGCCCGCCCGCTGGTTCCCCGGCAACCATGACGAAGTCCCGGTGATGCGCGATGTCTGCGCCGGCACATCGGCCCTGGAACCCATAGTCGATTTCCCTCACTGGCGGGTGGTGCTGTTGGATTCCACCATCGCCGGCGCCGTCCCCGGCCATTTCCCCGCCGAGCAACTTGCGCTGCTGGAGCAAGCCCTGGAAGGCGCCGGCGAGCGCCATGTTCTGGTCAGCTTCCATCACCATCCCGTTTCCATCGGCTGCGCCTGGATGGACCCGATCGGCATACGCAATCCCGAAAGCCTGTTCGCCGTGCTGGACCGTTATCCACAGGTGCGGGCCCTGCTATGGGGCCACGTCCACCAGGAGTTCGATCAGCTCCGCAACGGCGTCCGTCTGCTGGCATCGCCGTCCACCTGCGTGCAGTTCGCGCCGGGCAGCGAGGATTTTTGCGTGGGCAACGAAGCACCGGGTTATCGCTGGTTGCGCCTGGGGCGCGACGGCGCCATTGAAACCGGGGTTTCGCGGGTAACCGGAATCGCCTTCGAAGTGGATTACAGCGTCAAGGGTTATTGA
- a CDS encoding esterase-like activity of phytase family protein: protein MRGALILLAALFCAPLWAADDPEQLRLAAEYPVDGMHQGNLSGLARCGEDLLAVSDRVDNQLYRLKPIGGVLQAEAEVFHAPPPPPSSLPWGVRARSWAISMLRGNDQDFEGISCDEAGNRYLVSEANAAVLQLPVAGDPNWLLLPDNLIRQARASGMLLHFNALLEGIAVDPKGERLWLAAERERRGLMVVHKQQSIWRCTGGCVIFSEAGTEPPPAPIGSEQQMPRDFSDVAFFEEKLFTLERLAHQICRRKPSSGEVERCWSFAEEALADTRRYGVPFGVAEALWVDAEGAWVGLDNGGKARADGERRPIVWRFTAPEGGWGAK, encoded by the coding sequence GTGAGGGGAGCGCTCATTCTCCTCGCTGCCCTGTTCTGTGCGCCGCTCTGGGCCGCCGACGACCCCGAGCAGTTGCGTCTGGCCGCGGAGTACCCGGTGGACGGGATGCATCAGGGCAACCTCTCCGGGCTGGCCCGCTGTGGGGAGGACCTGCTGGCGGTGTCCGACCGGGTGGATAACCAGCTGTACCGGCTCAAGCCCATCGGAGGCGTGCTCCAGGCGGAGGCCGAGGTGTTCCATGCGCCGCCGCCACCGCCGAGCAGCCTGCCCTGGGGTGTCCGTGCGCGCTCCTGGGCCATCAGCATGTTGCGGGGAAACGACCAGGATTTCGAAGGCATCAGCTGTGATGAGGCCGGAAATCGCTATCTGGTCAGCGAGGCCAATGCGGCGGTGCTGCAGCTGCCGGTGGCCGGTGACCCCAACTGGCTGCTGCTGCCGGACAACCTGATCCGCCAGGCCCGCGCCAGCGGCATGCTACTGCATTTCAACGCCCTGCTCGAGGGCATCGCCGTCGACCCCAAGGGCGAACGCCTGTGGCTTGCCGCCGAGCGTGAGCGCCGGGGCCTGATGGTGGTGCACAAGCAGCAATCCATCTGGCGCTGCACCGGCGGTTGCGTGATCTTCAGCGAAGCCGGCACCGAACCGCCGCCGGCCCCCATCGGCAGCGAGCAGCAGATGCCGCGCGACTTCTCCGATGTCGCCTTCTTCGAGGAAAAACTCTTCACCCTGGAGCGTTTGGCGCACCAGATCTGCCGGCGCAAGCCGAGCAGCGGCGAAGTGGAGCGCTGCTGGTCCTTCGCCGAGGAAGCCCTGGCCGATACCCGTCGCTACGGCGTGCCTTTCGGCGTGGCCGAGGCCTTGTGGGTGGACGCCGAAGGGGCCTGGGTAGGCCTCGACAACGGCGGCAAGGCTCGCGCCGATGGCGAGCGGCGGCCCATCGTCTGGCGCTTCACCGCGCCGGAAGGCGGCTGGGGCGCGAAATGA
- the thiC gene encoding phosphomethylpyrimidine synthase ThiC, with protein sequence MTAKQQRNLSESAQVDQQSVQPFPRSQKVYVQGSRPDIRVPMREISLDVTPTAFGGEINAPVTVYDTSGPYTDPSVSIDVRKGLADVRSPWIDDRNDTERLPGLTSEFGQRRLADAELAAMRFAHVRNPRRAKSGQNVTQMHYAKKGIITPEMEFVAIRENMKLAEAREAGLLKEQHAGQSFGAAIPKEITPEFVRQEVARGRAIIPANINHVELEPMIIGRNFLVKINGNIGNSALGSSIEEEVAKLTWGIRWGSDTVMDLSTGKHIHETREWIIRNSPVPIGTVPVYQALEKVGGIAEDLTWELFRDTLIEQAEQGVDYFTIHSGVLLRYVPLTAKRVTGIVSRGGSIMAKWCLAHHKENFLYTHFEEICEIMKAYDVSFSLGDGLRPGSIADANDAAQFGELETLGELTKIAWKHDVQTMIEGPGHVPMHLIKENMDKQLECCDEAPFYTLGPLTTDIAPGYDHITSGIGAAMIGWFGCAMLCYVTPKEHLGLPNKDDVKTGIITYKIAAHAADLAKGHPGAQIRDNALSKARFEFRWEDQFNLGLDPDTARAFHDETLPKESAKVAHFCSMCGPKFCSMKITQEVRDYAKENGLTDEQKAIEAGFAEQSGRFKEEGSMIYKQV encoded by the coding sequence ATGACTGCAAAACAACAACGAAACCTGAGCGAAAGCGCCCAGGTCGACCAGCAATCCGTCCAGCCTTTCCCCCGTTCGCAGAAAGTCTATGTGCAGGGCTCCCGCCCGGACATCCGCGTGCCCATGCGCGAAATCAGCCTAGATGTGACCCCCACCGCCTTCGGCGGCGAGATCAATGCCCCGGTCACTGTCTATGACACCTCCGGTCCCTACACCGACCCGAGCGTCAGCATCGACGTGCGCAAGGGCCTGGCCGATGTGCGCTCGCCCTGGATCGACGACCGCAACGACACCGAGCGCCTGCCGGGCCTGACCTCCGAGTTCGGTCAGCGCCGCCTGGCCGATGCCGAACTGGCCGCCATGCGCTTCGCCCACGTGCGCAACCCGCGCCGCGCCAAGTCCGGCCAGAACGTCACGCAGATGCACTACGCGAAGAAGGGCATCATCACGCCCGAGATGGAATTCGTCGCCATCCGCGAGAACATGAAGCTGGCCGAAGCGCGCGAAGCCGGCCTGCTCAAGGAACAGCACGCCGGCCAAAGTTTCGGTGCCGCCATTCCGAAGGAAATCACCCCCGAATTCGTGCGCCAGGAAGTGGCCCGCGGCCGCGCCATCATCCCGGCCAACATCAACCACGTGGAACTGGAGCCGATGATCATCGGCCGCAACTTCCTGGTGAAGATCAACGGCAACATCGGCAACTCGGCGCTGGGCTCTTCCATCGAAGAAGAAGTCGCCAAGCTCACCTGGGGCATCCGCTGGGGCTCGGACACGGTGATGGACCTGTCCACCGGCAAGCACATCCATGAAACCCGCGAGTGGATCATCCGCAACTCGCCGGTACCGATCGGCACCGTGCCGGTCTACCAGGCCCTGGAAAAGGTCGGCGGCATCGCCGAAGACCTGACCTGGGAACTGTTCCGCGACACCCTGATCGAGCAGGCCGAGCAGGGCGTGGACTACTTCACCATCCACTCCGGCGTTCTGCTGCGCTACGTGCCGCTGACCGCCAAGCGCGTGACCGGCATCGTCTCCCGCGGTGGCTCGATCATGGCCAAGTGGTGCCTGGCCCACCACAAGGAGAATTTCCTCTACACCCACTTCGAGGAAATCTGCGAAATCATGAAGGCCTACGACGTCAGCTTCTCGCTGGGCGATGGCCTGCGTCCGGGCTCCATCGCCGACGCCAACGATGCCGCGCAGTTCGGTGAGCTGGAAACCCTCGGCGAGCTGACCAAGATCGCCTGGAAGCACGATGTGCAGACCATGATCGAAGGCCCCGGCCACGTGCCGATGCACCTGATCAAGGAAAACATGGACAAGCAGCTGGAATGCTGCGACGAGGCGCCTTTCTACACCCTCGGCCCGCTGACCACCGACATCGCGCCCGGCTACGACCACATCACCTCCGGCATCGGCGCCGCGATGATCGGCTGGTTCGGTTGCGCCATGCTCTGCTACGTGACCCCAAAGGAACATCTGGGCCTGCCGAACAAGGATGACGTGAAGACCGGCATCATCACCTACAAGATCGCCGCCCACGCCGCCGACCTGGCCAAGGGCCATCCGGGCGCGCAGATCCGCGACAACGCGCTGTCCAAGGCGCGCTTCGAGTTTCGCTGGGAAGACCAGTTCAACCTCGGCCTGGACCCGGACACCGCGCGTGCCTTCCATGACGAGACCCTGCCGAAGGAGTCGGCCAAGGTGGCGCACTTCTGCTCCATGTGCGGGCCGAAGTTCTGCTCCATGAAGATCACCCAGGAAGTGCGCGATTACGCCAAGGAGAACGGCCTGACTGACGAGCAGAAGGCCATCGAGGCCGGCTTCGCCGAGCAGTCCGGGCGTTTCAAGGAAGAAGGTTCGATGATCTACAAGCAGGTCTGA
- a CDS encoding DUF3298 and DUF4163 domain-containing protein codes for MHLARLLAATCLGTLLSACQMLPGGSGRLEPQRHAWEHLKPGCQGETCPLVNIDTISFADEPQLNALINERLLRMTQDAPGSPLPASLESYEKDFLASAEPGWSSYLQAKVLEQHDNLVLVELSSYLFTGGAHGMPGRGFINYDRKLEKPLSLGDMLLPGQEEAFWKVAEQAHLRWLATNKLDQDPDFIKTWPFERTANVGLGYGAMLLKYDVYSIAPYSSGHPEIRIPYPQLNGILKPQYFPGRG; via the coding sequence ATGCACCTTGCCAGACTCCTCGCCGCCACCTGCCTCGGCACCCTCCTCAGCGCATGCCAGATGCTGCCCGGCGGCAGCGGCAGGCTGGAGCCGCAGCGCCATGCCTGGGAACACCTGAAACCCGGTTGCCAGGGCGAAACCTGCCCGCTGGTGAACATCGACACCATCAGCTTCGCCGACGAACCGCAACTCAACGCGCTGATCAACGAGCGCCTGCTACGCATGACCCAGGACGCCCCCGGCTCGCCGCTGCCGGCATCGCTCGAGTCCTACGAGAAGGATTTCCTCGCCAGCGCCGAACCGGGCTGGAGCAGCTACCTGCAAGCGAAGGTGCTGGAGCAGCACGACAACCTGGTGCTGGTGGAACTGTCCAGCTACCTCTTCACCGGTGGTGCCCATGGCATGCCGGGGCGCGGTTTCATCAACTACGACCGCAAGCTGGAGAAGCCGCTGAGCCTTGGCGACATGCTGCTTCCCGGCCAGGAAGAGGCCTTCTGGAAAGTCGCCGAGCAGGCCCACCTTCGCTGGCTGGCGACCAACAAGCTCGACCAGGACCCCGACTTCATCAAGACCTGGCCGTTCGAGCGCACCGCCAACGTGGGCCTGGGCTACGGCGCCATGCTGCTGAAGTACGACGTGTACAGCATCGCGCCTTACTCCAGCGGGCATCCGGAAATCCGCATCCCCTACCCGCAACTCAACGGAATACTGAAGCCCCAGTATTTCCCCGGACGCGGCTGA